Within the Podarcis muralis chromosome W, rPodMur119.hap1.1, whole genome shotgun sequence genome, the region tcaaatagcgggctacgcgcttcagagctttccaatcctgaacagtaggattgttagcatgtctgctaagcaggttagtgcttacagctatgtcaggtcttgagcatctagcaatgaaattcaacttgcctagaatacatctgtacagcgtagtgtcagaaaacgcttcagcagtactatctacctggtaacctgtcaccatcggtgtgtctgctgggtttgcatcaaccaaattcaacctggttaatacatcagcaattttctgtgtttggtgtaccagaaaattacctgcttggtccctctccacctgcagagaaagatagttggatacctcaccaagatccttcatgtcaaagtgctccttcagttgagctagggtgctttgatagaaagcctgattcttccaaaacatcagaagatcatcaacaaaacataaacaatacagtttgttttgcccctcctccttgacaaacacacacggatcagctttgccctggtgaaaacctagagaaagcaacgtttcagtgagttttgtgttccaacacctggcactctgcttgagaccatataaggatttccgcagtttacagaccattcccttctgtatctgcatcccgtcaggtggaagcataaacagctccttgTTCAAAATCCCGTAAAAAAAAGCTGTAtttatgtcatgatgggaaacatgcagtttctcctccgcagcgatcttgagcatcagccgaatgctctcatatttgacggtgggcgagtaagtctcgtggtaatcctgtcctggtacctgtgaaaaacctctggcaaccaatctggctttgtgtctgacaaccttgccattctggtctgtcttggccttgaagacccatttgctgccaaccagtctcattcctgggactaccggtaccagttcccaagtttggttcctgttcaaggaatcaacttcagccttcatggcattaagccaaggctcagcatctttagaggttaactcctgaacctctttgaagcttgaaggttcccacaccttctctgagctactaagaacagcagttgccgtcttagcaaactcatcagcaaatctctttggagatctgcctttggtcgccctttcagacctgcgaaccagatgcaagtcttctggactcatctcctctttcttaggagaaaagtgaccaatggtgaacagtggttcttccagttcattgtcagacgcatcagatggtctgactgaggcctttgcgctcttgtagtctgctgtgtcatcactgtcactgacaccagcagcagcgccgcccactaaactggaatccgaactctgatcatcatcatcatcatcatcctcatcttcCTCAACATCATCTGCctttttcacatcaccttcatcctgctctgggtaactctggaaaattcccacatttcccccccacttaggattgtactcaacactccttgtgaactttatggatttagagttagtcatccatactctgtatgcacctttttcgtaccccatgaacaaaccatgtgccccacgcttcccaagcttgttgctttgtggggtgtgtacccacatgtcagaaccaaagattctcatgtgcttgacgttcGGTTTTTCCCCAAACATCTTCTCgtacggagtacaaccaataggtgatgacagtctgcgattaacggtataaactaccgttgacagagcttccccccaaaacttctcagggaggttggcatcatgcaacaaggttttcattccttgcagcaacgtttgatttgctcgctccgcaagcccattcatccatggcgatctaggcgttgacatgtcatgctggattcccttctcagtcaggaaagtttcaaactgctgagaagtgaactccccgccccgatcggtaaacagacagccgatacgtttaccgtgaacattctccaaccaagcaaagAATGCCTTGAACTTAGGAAACGCTtgtgatttctgctcgagcataaacacatgaatgtacctggaaaaagaatcaattagaaccatgaagtaccttgctcctcccaaagagggcgcaagaggaccaaccaggtctgcatgcactagctggtagggtttggaagcctgcctgctagactccttgccttttggagcaacctgcaccttgttctctgcacaagatacacatttcatgtgaaatttacagggtttgatgttcaaaccttcaaccaactcaggcatcttggccagcgcttgccaagagaggtgacaaaatcttcgatgtgcatcgtgaatgcatcctgcatgaagaactttgttagtttgtgcaacacaacaagaatcagcattagacacaacagcattgtcatcataagttatacagaataaaccatctataaactttgcatacaaaatgtcctctttgcctttcctgatgacacaggcgttcctcttgaaggaaatctcaaaaccacgcagaatcagctgtgggacgctaagcaaattgtccgcagctcctggaacaaaaagtacattactgatggttgtgtgcagacttgcaagtttcacagtcccttttcctgcaatttgcaacatCCTTcaatcagccaggtggatctctccttcttgaggtgtgaaggagataaacaggtgcttatccttcgTCAAATGGCGCGTGCACCCTGAGTCAACAACAAAtctggctttagcctttggagcagtctttgcagcaagcaaaaccttgttttccaccggcgtggacttttgcagcttgcccccctgctcctggcaatcagacttgcctttagcctttggtgaagcagtgccagcaaacaacgctttgtttttccctggcgtgggctcttcaccccccttctgcttcgggccatctgcaggcaccttgttttgtttacctctggccttccggcctctgcaaaggcgatgaccttggttcccacgagaaacagagctctcagctgccgactccttggctccccctggagactggaatgctgcctgggatgacgtgacagTCAACTCCCCCTGCAGCTTACAACCAGTGCCCTcggcatccctgcattcattcgcattctgggaaacagccaggacctccgatgcattcaaactctgggctgggatgactggcagatgggcagctttgaaagcattccacatctcatGTGCACTGGCCTTGCCAGCCAGGGTGATTAACTCTTCAGGAGCCACTGAGAGCAAAATTATCCCAATGGCTCTTGAGTCCTGTGCCGTCCATTCATCTGTCACAGGGGCTGGGGGGTCCTCAGAAACGGTATTCCACACTCCAAGCTTTCTCATCTGGCCCTCAcagtaccttgcccaggtctgatagttgtggccatttagctttagTGGACACGGAGCTGCTTCTAAGGATTGTAATAGATCCATCTCAGccctttacgtgagcccaagtctctatgccttcaaagacttattatcttgacccccattaatcacgaagccttcttggctcggctcccaggccaattaagccagccGGAGTTCTGAGACTCTGagcccacagaaaagcctctgctttcgcttttccacatacctcagcagtgttgggaaactgccagggagatatagtccatcatggccccaagccggctgccgaacgtccatcgatctcccgtagccaggcagatccagcagttagcgacacaaagcctcagaaatagattgccacattccaggcttgtgcacactgttctttatcagcagaaaccacagccagaaagcttgcaccgcagaagagagcataatttacagactttatttagcgttgaacagaacaaaggaaaaacatgaccgttctgagtcagtgactccgaccgactgaaatcgaaaggaaacagcaagcataaacatcctgtgactaggacatgcgcagactctgtgactctcaaagcctgctctctcttaaggtggaacggaaatatcctaacatcctccccctttccgtgtaacctgtagtacctgtggttcacccaattgcaacctctgtgtgtaaacctttagttgttctttgttaacaaccttagacaacagatcagcaggaatttcatttcctgccatgtaggacacccgaatcagtcctttctgaatacactctcttgcacgatgtagcttaatctgcaagtacttggttctttgcttgcaactctcagagttcagcaaagccaaacacgatctattgtcttgatacacttgtataggacatttcacagaaaccccgatgtccttaaacagttgcatcaaccattcacaatccatgagtgaaaatgacagagcattgagttctgcttcacaggaacttaggctcactgttgtttgcttcttgcacaaccagtcaaacaggcagtggttgtacatgtagcatactccagaagtgctcgtaccattcgtggtgtcacttccaaaacttgcatctgcaaagatttcaagacctccagtcttctgactggtgaacctcagcctgtagtgcatagtccctttcaaatagcgggctatgcgcttcagagctttccaatcctgaaccgtaggattgttggcatgtctgctaagcagattacagcttacagctatgtcaggtcttgaacatctggcaatgaaattcagcttgcctagaacgcatctgtatagcgttgtgtcagaaaacgcttcagcagtactgtctacctggtaacctgtcaccatcggtgtgtctgctgggtttgcatcaaccaaattcaacctggttaatacatcagcaattttctgtgtttggtgtaccagaaaattacctgcttggtccttctccacctgcagagaaagatagttggatacctcaccaagatccttcatgtcaaagtgctccttcagctgagctagggtgctttgatagaaagcctgattcttccaaaacatcagaagatcatcaacaaaacataaacaatacagtttgttttgcccctcctccttgacaaacacacatggatcagctttgccctggtgaaaacctagagaaagcaacgtttcagtgagttttgtgttccaacacctagcactctgcttgagaccatataaggatttccgcagtttacagaccattcccttctgtatctgcatcccgtcaggtggaagcataaacagctcctcgttcaaaatcccgtacaaaaaagctgtattaatgtcatgatgagaaacatgcagtttctcctccgcagcgatcttgagcatcagccgaatgctctcatatttgacggtgggtgagtaggtctcgtggtaatcctgtcctggtacctgtgaaaaacctctggcaaccaatctggctttgtgtctgactaccttgccattctggtctgtcttggccttgaagacccatttgctgccaaccagtctcatacctgggactaccggtaccagctcccaagtttggttcctgttcaaggaatcaacttcagccttcatggcattaagccaaggctcagcatctttagaggttaactcctgaacctctttgaagcttgaaggttcccacaccttctctgagctactaagaatagcagttgcagtcttagcaaactcatcagcaaatctctttggaggtctgcctttggtcgccctttcagacctacgtactagacgcaagtcttctggactcatctcctctttcttaggagaaaaatgaccaatggtgaacagtggttcttccagttcattgtcagacgcatcagatggtctgactgaggcctttgcactcttgtagtctgctgtgtcatcactctcactgacatcagcagcagcgccgcccactgaactggaatccgaactctgatcatcatcatcatcatcatcatcatcatcatcatcatcctcatcctcagtttcctcagctttctcagcatgatctgctttcttcacatcaccttcatcctcctctgggtaactctggaaaattcccacattttccccccacttaggattgtactcaacactccttgtgaacttaatggatttagagtcagtcatccataccctgtatgcacctttttcgtaccccatgaacaaaccatgtgccccacgcttcccaagcttgttggtttgtggggtgcgtacccacatgtcagaaccaaatattctcatgtgtttggtgttgggtttcttgccaaacatcttctcatagggggtacaaccaatgggtgatgacaatctgcgattaacggagtaaaccagattccccaaagcctccccccaaaacttatcagggagattggcatcatgcaacaaggttttcattccttgcagcaatgtttgatttgctctctccgcaaggcctttcatccatggcgatctgggggttgacatgtcatgctggattcccttctcagtcaggaaagcttcaaactgctgagaagtgaattccccgccccgatcggtaaacagacaggaaatacgtttaccgtgagcattctccaaccaagcacagaatgccttaaacttcggaaacgcttgcgatttctgttcgagcaaaaacacatgaatgtacctagaaaaagaatcaattagaaccatgaagaaccttgctcctcctaaagagggcgtaagtggcccaaccaggtctgcgtgcactagctggtagggcttggaagcctgcctgctagactctttgccttttggagcaaccttcaccttgttctctgcacaagatacacatttcatgtgaaatttacagggtttgatgttcaaaccctcaaccacctctggcatcttggccagtgccttccaagagaggtgaccaaaccttcgatgcgcttcatgaatgcaacctgcatgaagaactttgttagtttgtgcaacacaacaagaatcagcattagatacaacagcagtgtcctcataagttatatggaacaaaccatccataaactttgcatgcaaatagtcctctttgcctttactgatgacacagacgctcctcttgaaggaaatctgaaaaccacgtccagtaagctgcgggacgctcaacaaattgcttgcagctccaggaacatacagaacattactgatggttgtatgcaaacttgcaagtttcacagtcccttctcctgcaatttgcaacgtccttccatcagccaggtggatctcaccttcctgaggcttgaaggagataaacaggtggcgatccttcgaaatatggcggctggcacctgaatcgataataaacctgcctttggctgtcggagcagtctttacagcaagcaaacccttgttttccactgacttgggcttttgcagcttgcccccctgctgctcctggccagcagacgtgcctttagcctttggtgaagctgtgccagcagacatagccttgtcttccactggtgtgggcttttgcagcttgcccccctgcttctggtcagcagacgtgcctttagcctttggtgaagctgtgccagctaacaaagccttgttttccactggcgtgggctcttcaccccccttctgcttcgggccatctgcaggcatctgtctttgtttacctctggctttccggcctctgcaaagacgatgaccttggttcccatgagaaacagagctctcagctgccgactccttggctccccctggaggctggaatgctgcctgggatgacgtgacggtcagctccccctgcagcttgcaaccggtgccctcagcatccctgcattcactcgcattctgggaaacagccaggacctccgatgcagtcaaactctgggctgggatgactgacttgtgagctttcatcaaagcataccacatcttacgtgccgtcacgttgccagcaagcgtagcaatttcctccagagagacagataagactattatgtcaatgaccctcgaattctgggcctcccatttctctgtcagaggatctgggggggcttgagacacagtatgccagactccatactgacgcagcaaactctcacaccattttgcccaggtctgataattgtgccgatttaactttgggcactcagtggcctctgaagcttcaaaagcgtggaaaaactccattccagctttttacttgagccgtgagcctttatgccttcttatctcggcagctcattaatcacgatgccttttggctcggctcccaggccaattaagccttgccggagttcaaaggctccgtccgaggtaaaacagaaaagcctcccttcctttcgcttttcccacgtacctctcaaacgcagtctgttgcagctttactctcctgtaggtgctgtgaatctgggcccgaaaccttgttgttgggaaactgccagggagatatagtccatcatggccccaagccggctgccgaacgtccatcgatctcccgtagccaggcagatccagcagttagcgacacaaagcctcagaaatagattgccacattccaggcttgtgcacactgttctttatcagcagaaaccacagccagaaagcttgcaccgcagaagagagcataatttacagactttatttagcgttgaacagaacaaaggaaaaacatgaccgttctgagtcagtgactccgaccgactgaaatcgaaaggaaacagcaagcataaacatcctgtgactaggacatgcgcagactctgtgactctcaaagcctgctctctcttaaggtggaacggaaatatcctaacaagcaGTCTGTTGCattcttactctcctgtaagtgccgtgaatctgggcccgaaaccttgttgttgggatactgccagggagataacgtccatctgagcccccaagccggctgccggacgatccatcgacctcccgttgTCAcgtagtcacgcagtatcagcaattagcggcacgaagccttagaaatagattgccacattcctaggctggtgcacactctttcagcagaatccacacagcaaaagatgcacagcaggagagcatatttacagtttattcaacgtttgtcagaacaaaggaaagacatgaccgtctgcttcagcgttcaagcacagacagagaaaacgaaagcaatagcaaacataaacatcctgcaacaggaaatacgcagactctgtgactcatagcctgctcccttttaaggtggaatggaaatatcctaacagagtgaagctcagaaatcaagcatCCCCACTACAATTGCTACAGAGGAGAAAGCTGTAGCTCTGAACGCTGTTCGTCAGGAGACACCACGTCAGGAGAAAGGAGCTAGAGGGAGCTCTGTAAAGCCGGAGGCTTCAAGCAAAGGTTGTACCCAGTCCCAGGCAAAACCAGATATGGCTTTGATGTCACTAAAAGCCACATCATCCGTGGAGAACTCATTTATTGTAGACACAGGAGCGATGCAACACATGGCATCACGCCGGGAACTGTTTTCTACATTTGAGAAGCAACGCTTCGGTGTgaaactggccaatggtcaggaaatggaagcgaccgggatcggaactgtgtatctagaaagcctgaacttgactataaacaatgtttattttgttcctgatttaaagtaCAATTTGCTGAGTGTTTCTCAGATAACTAAGAAGAAACTGGCATTATCGTATGATgaggaaagctgcaaaatctacaaagatggagatcttatctttctgccagagagaaagatggactataTCTGTTGACATTTGATGAAAGTGATTATAAAATGTGCACAGCATGTGAatctaaaatgctttctcttgcaggtatctcgaaagaagacacgagaggaaaggcaacaaagattaactgtttttcagcgagtgtatgctgatgtaaTTGGTCCTTTAGCAccttctagaggcaatgcaaaatacTATCTTGTATTTGTTGATCATTTTTCTCAATATGTATGGATTTACACATTGAGATCTCCCAGAGAAACCTTAAAAAGGTTTAAGgagttttgtgataaggttaagaatgttcatgatgctaaaattgattttcttttcacagatgagaagccaatttttctttcacaggattttcaggatttccttgaGAAGCAAGGGATagagcacaaggttgctgtttcagaggctgcatggaacaaaactgtgtgtgtaaaagtgaacaaggagttgcaaaatggcatgaaggcacaattgctgagttcacacttgccacatgagttttgggctgaatctttatcttgtttttgttacacttgggtgagaaaggtttcaaaaggattggaatgttctccttttgagacgCTGTTCCGCAGAAAACCTTTGGTCTCACATTTTAGGGTTTTTGGATCTCAATTCAAGACGGAAACTCCAGATGGGGTGAAGAATGCCAGacgcatttttgtgggttatgaaaagggtctctacagagtaattttgtctgaatctgctcaggtgattctcacaaaatttctaaagagtgctcctggacaggagaatgtaatttttcacacatttcccactgctgATGATTCAGATGATGAATTTGATTATTCTGATTATAGTGATACTGAAAGTGACACAAAAAGCTCAGAGAGTTctgttgacacagtcattgagagaggTTCACACACAATGGCTAGACATTCACAGgttaaggatgaaccactgtttactattggaatgttcagtttctgttaattggttctcgtgggaaacttgcaggttctggcttcgcacaattaactcaaggcagtgtcaatttactcttggcagaaagcccaggtctgcttgacctagaaactacttactctgattggttaacgaccagcactctgctctgttatctagggattgctagcaGTGTGATGTGAGgtttgttaggagtagaagtgctgtgtatggttttgagagagagaaagagaggatttattttgcttttatttgtatgcagaaactctgctggttttattttttctttttaataaatcctgtaaatagttattctgagtctagctgactagtcattactgccgcaactagcttcctcgctgtgcaggaaaactctgctacgtttgggctaaagccaatagggctatgcctgacacgtcaaagttccatgaggttatgggtattgtgctgccagcctgagttgcggtggtgtcagcatcaacggcgttggttccagtagttccagaagttgttgttcctgttggtgcagcagatggactctggctggttcctgactgtggtgagctggtgacgcagcggacacaaggacaacagctgcagcgtgtgagtgctgggtgctgtggttcctgttttctctctcggtggtcgtgagtagctggttctgggttccagggacatcgctctcaagatggcctcacaaccagttcagatggcttttgagcgtctgaatgactccaattacttgctgtggtcggaacgcatgcaggcagtgctgcagagggatcgtctctggcaagtggtgagtaagtttcctgtgaagcctgatgatgaagacctcgataaagaccaaagagcaagggccacaattgtcttggggctggaagattcccagttgccgtatgtgaggggaattaagacagctagaggtgtgtggcaagcacttaaagaactccatgtgcgtgagacagcggtttccaagctgttcattcgcaaggcattgtacaaggcaatgttacagcctggggttacaatgcaggaacacctacacagtttacagttaaagtttgctgcgctacaggaaagagactgtgcattagaccagcaggagaaggtggctattattttgagttctctcccggaaagctgggtgtgctggtcccgggggggaaggtactaataccgtagccaaagttcagtcctaagtcactagccgggtagaagttcacaagatgagacgcgaggtccgaaacagggagccgggcggggtcaggaacacttgaagatcagaggcaggaagctgggcaggaaacaggaacactggaaggtccgaaacagggagccgggcgggaacagaaacgctggaaggtcagaagcagaaagccgggcgaggaacaggaacactggaaatgcAGATCTAGGTCCAGGTCAGAAcaagtactccacaacgacgttgctccagcaacctgggaccgggctgactgacctttatcttcttctaaggccaggggcggtcccggcccccaggagccccgcctctcctggccttaaggcgagcactcctcctgggagaaaccagttcccttcgcctctctgccctaagcctctgcagttcaggagaggccgaagggttactgggccccgggggaggctcacctgtagacactgagtcctcaagcacctctggggccagaatggtttcacctggtgcctgctcctgacgatctggcacaggtgcaggctcctcagaatctaggccttgccccagttcagccggccctggaggcggggactcctgtgccggctgggattcctccggttcactctcagactcggaatcccaggccatcacactgggataatttagttttgtctctagaaggcatgcaggagcatgatttatcagtcagctaCGTTACTGGgtgtttgattgaagaatggcagaagaggcaagaaaggtcgttggctgcagaggcttctacaggtgggcggtttggaaggagttctcatgccgtgccagaggtgaagcaaaagcagcgtaccggtgaggagtcagcgtttgctgttaggcgttgtttccgatgtgggtcttcagcgcatctaaaacgacaatgtccggagttggtcaagtctcagttgccggtgcaggagcagagacgagatcagcagcagcagcagcgtaaaaagaaattcttcaaacgaaaacagtcggctcagctggtgaccggcgaggtcaagattgctgatgagaaacaagcggtctgggtggtcgattcgggagcatctcgccacatcgtgaattcagatgaattgtttgtttccaagaactcagcacagcgtaGCCAGGTGGCTTTAGCAGACGGAAGTATTTCCGAAGTGATTtcagggggtgcagtttttgttccttgtcttcgtgaatgcctgcaaaatgtactttgtgtgccgtcattaaggagcaatctgatgtctgtagattgtttgctaaaagctgggtttaaagtgtattttgaaggagacagttgcattattaagaaggctggtgagattttaggcactgctaagtcagagggaggcttgttttggcttaaagcaggatctcaagttgcagcagtagtcagtaaatctcagcctgcagtgaataacaaagctatacatgacaactgtgtgcacttattgcataggaaaatgg harbors:
- the LOC144324910 gene encoding uncharacterized protein LOC144324910, whose amino-acid sequence is MEFFHAFEASEATECPKLNRHNYQTWAKWCESLLRQYGVWHTVSQAPPDPLTEKWEAQNSRVIDIIVLSVSLEEIATLAGNVTARKMWYALMKAHKSVIPAQSLTASEVLAVSQNASECRDAEGTGCKLQGELTVTSSQAAFQPPGGAKESAAESSVSHGNQGHRLCRGRKARGKQRQMPADGPKQKGGEEPTPVENKALLAGTASPKAKGTSADQKQGGKLQKPTPVEDKAMSAGTASPKAKGTSAGQEQQGGKLQKPKSVENKGLLAVKTAPTAKGRFIIDSGASRHISKDRHLFISFKPQEGEIHLADGRTLQIAGEGTVKLASLHTTISNVLYVPGAASNLLSVPQLTGRGFQISFKRSVCVISKGKEDYLHAKFMDGLFHITYEDTAVVSNADSCCVAQTNKVLHAGCIHEAHRRFGHLSWKALAKMPEVVEGLNIKPCKFHMKCVSCAENKVKVAPKGKESSRQASKPYQLVHADLVGPLTPSLGGARFFMVLIDSFSRYIHVFLLEQKSQAFPKFKAFCAWLENAHGKRISCLFTDRGGEFTSQQFEAFLTEKGIQHDMSTPRSPWMKGLAERGAELLRDVSLGAQFRVHLVQMIVLTEPEPSPKILEWSWGQQLCLHLPLERCTGSLTRPPARLPASTIPSPAKQVGCLLPSASHLTLGSGGMAESLEPLRREHAGSSGKSSASSFSSPPGPGLHGGLVVAVVPISPQAAARKMEIVGQVVALAP